One part of the Parasphingorhabdus sp. SCSIO 66989 genome encodes these proteins:
- the lpdA gene encoding dihydrolipoyl dehydrogenase: MPEKFDLVVLGSGPGGYVAAIRAAQLKMNVAIVERERLGGICLNWGCIPTKALLRTSEIFHYMSHADAYGLKVEKAGFELDKIVQRSRKVSGQLNSGVKTLMKKNKITVVEGTGTITGVGKLSVTQGDQTRELEAPEILVATGARARDLPFAQADGKRIWTYRHAMTPEVMPEKLLVIGSGAIGVEFASFYSDMGADVTIVEMLDRILPVEDKDVSAHMEKTLKKQGMTILTGAGVEELKTSGKGVTAKIKTKDGKTAAHEFSHAIVAIGIVPNTENIGLEALGVETDRGHIKVDGFGRTNVKGIRAIGDVTGPPWLAHKASHEGIVAIEHMAGLNPHPFDTWNIPGCTYSRPQVASVGLTEAKAKEAGHQVKVGNFPFIGNGKAIALGEADGFIKTVFDAKTGELLGAHMIGAEVTELIQGYAIARQLESTEEELMHTVFPHPTLSEMMHESVLSAYDRTLHM, translated from the coding sequence GATTGTCGAGCGTGAGCGGCTTGGCGGGATTTGCCTCAACTGGGGCTGTATCCCGACCAAGGCGTTGCTGCGGACGTCGGAAATTTTCCACTATATGAGCCATGCCGATGCCTATGGCCTGAAGGTGGAGAAGGCCGGTTTCGAGCTCGACAAGATCGTACAGCGCTCGCGTAAGGTTTCCGGCCAGCTCAACTCCGGCGTTAAGACGCTGATGAAGAAGAACAAGATTACCGTGGTCGAGGGGACAGGTACGATCACCGGGGTCGGCAAACTCTCGGTGACACAGGGCGATCAAACCCGCGAATTGGAAGCACCTGAAATCCTTGTCGCTACCGGAGCGCGGGCGCGGGATCTGCCTTTTGCTCAAGCCGACGGGAAACGCATCTGGACCTATCGCCATGCGATGACGCCCGAAGTGATGCCGGAGAAGCTGCTGGTCATAGGTTCCGGTGCGATCGGAGTCGAATTTGCCAGCTTTTACAGTGACATGGGCGCGGATGTTACCATTGTTGAGATGCTCGACCGTATCCTTCCGGTCGAGGATAAAGATGTCAGCGCGCATATGGAAAAGACGCTGAAAAAACAGGGCATGACTATCCTTACTGGCGCTGGAGTTGAGGAACTCAAGACCAGCGGCAAGGGCGTTACCGCCAAGATCAAGACCAAGGATGGCAAGACGGCTGCGCATGAGTTCAGCCATGCGATTGTCGCCATCGGCATCGTGCCGAATACCGAGAATATCGGGCTGGAAGCGCTGGGCGTTGAAACCGATCGTGGCCATATCAAGGTCGACGGCTTTGGCCGCACCAATGTGAAGGGCATTCGTGCCATTGGCGATGTCACCGGCCCGCCCTGGCTGGCGCATAAGGCGAGCCATGAGGGTATTGTCGCGATTGAGCATATGGCCGGCCTTAACCCGCATCCGTTCGACACCTGGAATATCCCGGGCTGCACCTATTCGCGGCCGCAAGTTGCCTCGGTGGGCCTCACCGAAGCGAAAGCCAAGGAAGCCGGGCATCAAGTCAAAGTCGGCAATTTCCCCTTTATCGGCAATGGCAAGGCGATTGCGCTGGGCGAGGCCGATGGTTTTATCAAAACCGTTTTTGACGCCAAGACCGGCGAATTGCTCGGCGCGCATATGATTGGCGCGGAAGTCACCGAACTGATCCAGGGCTATGCCATTGCCCGCCAGTTGGAGAGCACCGAGGAAGAATTGATGCACACCGTCTTCCCGCATCCGACACTTTCTGAAATGATGCATGAATCTGTGCTATCAGCCTATGACCGGACGCTGCATATGTAA
- a CDS encoding APC family permease, translated as MAGNKDQELARVVSPNMLAVYGLATILGAGIYVVIGEIAGEAGYLAPLSFLIAAIAAGFSALSYAELGARFPHSGGSAVYIDVAFGYRWLTWITAWAVIAAGLVSAATIATGFAGYLTAFLPIPKEVSIPVLLIALTTIAAIGIKESVWFMLLCTGAGLLGLTIVLIVGGPNIVDYPSLVAQGFGSSEGWAMGVLIGSFLAFYAFIGFEDLVTLGEEVQDVQRSLPRAILIALAISLFFYVSIALVVVSTLSPEELAATGAPLVEVVRASGYSGDFLAVLGLLVIVDGALAQIVMASRVVHDLGKRRGGAPAWMAAINSRTQTPLVATLLAGAVVLLLALFFPTGALAGATSFITLCVFIAINAALLRLKLTGRAGGDGIVSYPLLVPVSGLVLSVVLLAAQIFAAS; from the coding sequence ATGGCGGGCAACAAAGATCAGGAACTCGCCCGTGTCGTGTCCCCCAATATGCTCGCGGTCTATGGTCTGGCGACCATCTTGGGCGCAGGTATCTATGTCGTTATCGGCGAGATAGCAGGGGAGGCGGGGTATCTCGCACCGCTGTCCTTCCTTATCGCCGCCATTGCCGCGGGTTTCAGCGCGCTAAGCTATGCTGAATTGGGCGCGCGCTTCCCGCATAGCGGCGGTTCTGCTGTCTATATTGATGTCGCTTTTGGCTATCGTTGGCTGACATGGATCACCGCCTGGGCAGTTATTGCGGCGGGTCTGGTGTCTGCGGCGACGATTGCGACCGGTTTTGCGGGATATCTCACCGCGTTCCTGCCGATCCCGAAAGAGGTTTCTATTCCAGTGCTGCTGATCGCGCTGACCACCATCGCGGCGATTGGCATCAAGGAATCGGTCTGGTTTATGCTGCTGTGCACCGGCGCTGGATTGCTGGGCTTGACCATTGTCCTGATCGTCGGCGGCCCAAATATCGTCGACTATCCATCGCTTGTCGCGCAAGGCTTTGGCAGCAGCGAGGGTTGGGCCATGGGCGTTCTGATCGGCAGCTTTCTCGCCTTTTATGCCTTTATCGGTTTTGAGGACCTGGTGACTTTGGGCGAGGAGGTCCAGGACGTTCAGCGCTCATTGCCGCGTGCCATCTTAATCGCACTCGCGATCTCACTATTCTTTTATGTCTCCATAGCTTTGGTCGTTGTTTCTACACTGTCTCCTGAAGAACTTGCCGCCACCGGCGCACCGCTGGTCGAGGTGGTGCGCGCCAGCGGCTATAGCGGCGATTTTCTGGCGGTGCTTGGGCTGTTGGTCATCGTTGACGGTGCACTGGCGCAGATCGTCATGGCATCGCGCGTCGTCCATGATCTGGGTAAGCGCCGCGGCGGCGCTCCTGCATGGATGGCTGCCATTAACAGCCGCACTCAAACGCCTCTTGTTGCGACATTGCTCGCAGGCGCAGTTGTGCTGCTCCTGGCCCTGTTTTTCCCGACCGGCGCGCTTGCCGGGGCTACCAGCTTTATCACCTTATGCGTCTTTATCGCCATCAATGCGGCATTGCTGCGGCTGAAACTGACGGGCAGGGCAGGTGGTGACGGGATTGTCAGCTATCCGCTGCTTGTCCCTGTTTCCGGGCTAGTATTGAGCGTCGTCCTGCTTGCCGCGCAGATATTCGCCGCATCTTGA
- a CDS encoding alpha/beta fold hydrolase, translated as MQPDDQRSASIFRLKDGRALAYQCFGDASGFPTFYFHGTPSSRLEAGFADAAALDHGLRLIAIDRPGFGQSDFLPGRKFIDWPDDVIALADYLGVGAFGVAGHSGAGPHLFACGAMISPERLKFIGALGPWGPIATADTANSLNALDRSYMAIARQLPWTMHAAFAPIGWAALYWPDLFFGIMKANVSAADKAMLEQPEILHIFRQTEKEAFRQGSRGPAHEALIAYQDWGFDITDVRVPTYIWLGDEDIFVPQSMGRYLAQHIPNAELHMVPGKGHLNIENWHDIFAACAQHIATP; from the coding sequence TTGCAACCTGACGACCAGCGTAGCGCGTCTATATTCCGCCTCAAGGATGGACGGGCGCTTGCCTATCAATGCTTCGGCGATGCTTCCGGCTTCCCGACATTCTATTTTCACGGCACGCCCAGCAGCAGATTGGAAGCGGGTTTCGCCGATGCCGCCGCACTTGATCATGGCTTACGATTAATTGCGATTGATCGCCCCGGCTTTGGTCAATCCGATTTCCTGCCTGGTCGCAAATTTATCGATTGGCCCGATGATGTGATCGCTTTGGCCGACTATCTCGGCGTCGGGGCATTCGGGGTTGCCGGACATTCCGGTGCGGGGCCGCATCTCTTTGCCTGTGGCGCCATGATCAGCCCGGAGCGACTGAAGTTTATCGGAGCATTGGGACCTTGGGGACCGATAGCCACAGCGGATACCGCGAACAGCCTTAACGCGCTGGACCGCAGCTATATGGCGATTGCCCGACAGCTACCATGGACCATGCACGCCGCTTTTGCGCCCATTGGTTGGGCGGCGCTCTATTGGCCTGATCTCTTCTTCGGCATCATGAAAGCCAATGTTTCCGCGGCAGACAAGGCGATGCTGGAGCAGCCGGAGATACTCCACATATTCCGCCAAACCGAGAAAGAAGCCTTCCGTCAGGGCAGCCGCGGCCCGGCGCATGAAGCGCTGATTGCCTATCAGGATTGGGGCTTTGATATCACGGACGTGCGGGTGCCGACCTATATCTGGCTCGGCGATGAGGATATTTTCGTGCCACAATCCATGGGCCGCTATTTAGCGCAGCATATCCCGAATGCCGAGCTGCATATGGTGCCCGGAAAGGGGCATCTGAATATCGAGAACTGGCACGACATATTCGCCGCCTGTGCGCAGCATATTGCTACGCCATAA